In a single window of the Desulfovibrio mangrovi genome:
- a CDS encoding septal ring lytic transglycosylase RlpA family protein, which produces MRQKYLPFICMCIMLAALALSTGCAKKTVSPPVPYKEKPAVAEPAGPTPLQPPSKWQKPKTYTINGRSYTTMSSAAGFVEEGYASWYGKDFHGRKTANGEVYDMYGMTAAHKLLPFNTPVRVTNLETGKSTVLRVNDRGPFIKDRIIDLTYTAAQEIGMAETGTARVRVEALNTPSDTAIAEATLQEEPQQPKSFSMVSQAVAAEPRPVAKPEAFLPEGRYFVQIGAFGKQSNAEGLKDRMTHQGKPCRVVFDDSRNLWRVQVGPYSKVEGAEQAKDELASINDRSFVFAD; this is translated from the coding sequence ATGCGACAGAAGTATCTGCCGTTCATATGTATGTGCATCATGCTGGCCGCCTTGGCGTTGTCCACGGGCTGTGCCAAGAAGACCGTATCGCCGCCGGTTCCCTATAAGGAAAAGCCCGCCGTGGCCGAACCTGCCGGTCCCACGCCGCTGCAGCCGCCATCCAAGTGGCAGAAGCCCAAGACGTACACCATCAATGGCCGTTCTTACACGACCATGTCCTCAGCCGCAGGCTTTGTGGAAGAAGGCTATGCCTCGTGGTACGGCAAGGATTTTCATGGCCGCAAGACTGCCAACGGCGAAGTCTACGACATGTACGGCATGACGGCTGCGCACAAGCTGTTGCCTTTCAATACGCCGGTTCGCGTCACCAACCTTGAGACCGGCAAGTCCACCGTGCTGCGCGTTAACGACCGCGGGCCCTTCATCAAGGATCGCATCATTGACCTGACCTATACCGCCGCGCAGGAAATCGGCATGGCAGAGACCGGTACCGCCCGCGTCCGTGTGGAAGCGCTGAATACGCCCAGCGACACCGCCATTGCCGAAGCGACCTTGCAGGAAGAACCGCAGCAGCCCAAGTCTTTTTCGATGGTCTCTCAGGCTGTGGCTGCCGAACCCAGACCTGTTGCCAAGCCGGAGGCCTTCCTGCCCGAAGGGCGCTACTTTGTGCAGATCGGTGCCTTTGGCAAACAGAGCAACGCCGAGGGGCTGAAGGACCGCATGACGCATCAGGGCAAGCCCTGCCGCGTGGTGTTTGACGACTCGCGCAACCTGTGGCGCGTACAGGTCGGTCCTTATTCCAAGGTGGAAGGCGCTGAGCAGGCCAAGGATGAACTGGCCTCCATCAACGACCGGAGCTTTGTGTTCGCTGACTAG
- a CDS encoding Tim44 domain-containing protein has protein sequence MHDTADARKMGGGKSFGSKPSYQRSVQTPAQSPTNPSRTQSEQAKQGQQANQGATAQPMGARSGFGGMMGGLLMGGLIGSMLFGGGAGGGGPGLLDMLLIGGGLFLLFRFLRARRMAAEGAGPQAGGVQMHERSTNGWGNLAGAAEQTSGPDLPAGFDPDEFLHGAKTMYVRLQSSWDKRDLKDIRQFTSDEVYEEIARQAEEYPASGRTELLLVAPQLIEAREMGHQIIASVMYDVMLREDGDTHSRQDRELWHFSRDRNRPEDFWLLEGIQQIER, from the coding sequence ATGCATGATACGGCGGATGCTCGGAAAATGGGCGGCGGCAAGTCGTTTGGCAGTAAGCCCAGCTATCAGCGAAGCGTGCAGACTCCGGCACAGAGCCCGACCAATCCTTCGCGTACGCAGAGCGAGCAGGCAAAGCAGGGACAGCAGGCAAATCAGGGTGCCACTGCGCAGCCCATGGGAGCCAGAAGCGGTTTTGGCGGCATGATGGGCGGTTTGCTTATGGGCGGGTTGATAGGTTCCATGCTGTTTGGCGGTGGAGCAGGTGGTGGAGGTCCGGGCCTGTTGGATATGCTGCTTATTGGCGGTGGCCTGTTCCTGCTGTTCCGCTTTCTGCGCGCGCGACGCATGGCTGCCGAAGGTGCTGGTCCGCAGGCGGGGGGTGTGCAGATGCATGAGCGTTCCACCAATGGATGGGGCAACCTTGCCGGGGCTGCGGAGCAGACTTCCGGTCCGGACCTGCCTGCCGGGTTCGATCCTGATGAATTCTTGCATGGCGCGAAAACCATGTATGTGCGTCTACAGTCCTCTTGGGACAAGCGTGATCTCAAGGATATCCGTCAGTTTACTTCGGACGAAGTGTATGAAGAAATAGCGCGGCAGGCCGAGGAATATCCCGCTTCCGGCAGGACCGAACTGTTGCTCGTTGCCCCGCAGCTTATCGAAGCGCGCGAGATGGGCCATCAGATTATCGCCTCTGTGATGTATGATGTCATGTTACGCGAGGACGGCGACACGCATTCCAGACAGGATCGCGAACTGTGGCACTTCAGCCGCGACCGTAACCGCCCCGAAGACTTCTGGCTCCTGGAAGGTATTCAGCAAATAGAACGCTAA
- a CDS encoding cache domain-containing protein gives MSLLHLNRPTTKLNLDNPDRAELYRELFPYTKISRIAFDDIFLMPRPADPMFITDTTFRDGQQARPPYTVKQIETIFELMHKLGGMSGLIRASEFFMYSDKDRRAIEACRAKGYKFPEVTGWIRAHKDDLKIAKDMEFREVGMLTSVSDYHLYLKLGLDREKAMRNYLEVIEQALEWGISPRCHFEDITRADIHGFCLPFAERLMELSKESGLPVKIRLCDTMGYGVPYPGATLPRSVPRIVRAFTDEAGVPGKWLEWHGHNDFHKTLVNGVTAWLYGCGGVNGTLLGFGERTGNTPIEALIIEYISLTGEDDMANTQIISQIGEYFETELAYSIPDNYPFVGKDFNATSAGIHVDGLAKNEEIYNIFDTKKILNRAVPIIITDKSGRAGVAYWINHYLKVPADKAVSKKHPAVGKIYDRIMLAYEQGRNTSFSNKEMIKLVKRYLPELFASDFDHLKNVANDLAAHLIVRLAEDCEIHLGKDNQVCLKEFAEEYPFIQYLYLTDAKGKLIAAEITDETNKHKYAELAPGYDFSNRSWFIQPMATGQLHITDLYSSVFTSKLILTVSAAVTDENDNITGVIGADIQLEQLLKRQGELDDDLHPGELY, from the coding sequence ATGAGTCTTTTGCATTTGAACCGGCCCACGACCAAGCTCAATCTCGACAACCCCGACAGGGCCGAATTGTATCGCGAGCTGTTCCCGTATACCAAGATCAGCCGTATCGCGTTTGACGACATTTTTCTGATGCCCCGCCCCGCGGACCCCATGTTCATTACGGATACCACGTTCCGCGATGGTCAGCAGGCGCGACCTCCCTATACCGTCAAGCAGATCGAAACCATCTTTGAACTGATGCATAAGCTGGGAGGCATGAGCGGCCTTATCCGCGCCTCCGAGTTCTTCATGTATTCCGATAAAGACCGTCGCGCCATCGAGGCCTGCCGTGCCAAGGGCTACAAGTTTCCTGAAGTCACCGGCTGGATCCGCGCCCACAAGGACGATCTGAAGATCGCCAAGGATATGGAATTCCGCGAAGTGGGCATGCTCACGTCTGTTTCAGACTACCACTTGTACCTCAAGCTCGGCCTCGACCGCGAAAAAGCCATGCGCAACTACCTTGAGGTGATCGAGCAGGCTCTGGAGTGGGGCATTTCCCCGCGCTGTCATTTCGAGGACATCACCCGCGCCGACATCCACGGCTTCTGCCTGCCCTTTGCCGAAAGGCTGATGGAGCTTTCCAAGGAAAGCGGTCTGCCCGTGAAGATTCGTCTGTGCGACACCATGGGCTACGGTGTGCCATACCCCGGTGCCACCCTGCCGCGTTCCGTGCCCCGCATTGTGCGTGCCTTCACCGATGAGGCAGGTGTGCCCGGCAAGTGGCTGGAATGGCACGGCCATAACGATTTCCACAAGACGCTGGTCAACGGCGTTACCGCATGGCTGTACGGCTGCGGCGGCGTGAACGGCACCTTGCTCGGTTTTGGCGAGCGCACCGGCAACACGCCCATCGAAGCGCTCATCATCGAATACATCTCGCTGACCGGCGAAGACGATATGGCCAATACCCAGATCATCTCGCAGATCGGTGAATACTTTGAAACCGAGTTGGCCTACTCCATTCCCGACAACTATCCCTTTGTCGGCAAGGACTTCAACGCCACCAGCGCGGGCATTCACGTGGACGGTCTGGCCAAGAACGAAGAGATTTACAACATCTTCGACACCAAGAAGATCCTCAACCGCGCCGTGCCCATCATCATCACCGACAAGTCGGGACGCGCCGGTGTGGCCTACTGGATCAACCATTACCTCAAGGTGCCCGCGGACAAGGCGGTTTCCAAGAAGCATCCCGCCGTGGGCAAGATCTACGATCGCATCATGCTGGCGTACGAGCAGGGCCGTAACACCTCATTCTCCAACAAGGAAATGATCAAGCTGGTGAAGCGTTACCTGCCTGAACTGTTCGCTTCCGACTTCGACCATCTGAAGAACGTGGCCAACGACCTTGCCGCGCACCTCATCGTGCGTCTGGCCGAAGACTGCGAAATCCATCTGGGCAAGGACAACCAGGTCTGCCTCAAGGAATTCGCCGAAGAGTACCCCTTCATCCAGTACCTCTATCTCACGGATGCCAAGGGCAAGCTCATTGCTGCGGAAATCACGGACGAAACCAACAAGCACAAGTATGCCGAACTGGCACCGGGTTACGATTTCTCCAATCGTTCCTGGTTCATCCAGCCCATGGCAACGGGGCAGCTGCATATCACGGACCTGTATTCCTCCGTGTTCACCAGCAAGCTGATCCTGACCGTATCTGCGGCCGTGACCGACGAGAACGACAACATCACCGGCGTCATCGGTGCGGACATCCAGCTCGAACAGCTGCTCAAGCGTCAGGGAGAACTGGACGACGACCTGCACCCCGGGGAACTGTACTAG
- a CDS encoding type I restriction enzyme HsdR N-terminal domain-containing protein — protein sequence MHEVSLGQTIRDYLTGEHIDKTTYEDLRQALARLLVEEKGYPASTLKPKVGVRFPVASGNAAATGGEAEEEEYCRTIDLAVYDAESRPMLILLFCPGQVNTYRRESLAAARLFPGGPVPLVVITDTREAILVSVQDDAILGEGMRAIPVWDWLKRLVAEHPVQPLSPERMIGEQRILHTYSEFIKKCCDESLCML from the coding sequence ATGCATGAGGTGAGTCTTGGTCAGACCATACGGGATTATCTGACGGGGGAGCATATCGATAAAACCACCTACGAGGATTTGCGGCAGGCGCTGGCCCGTCTTCTGGTGGAGGAAAAAGGGTACCCCGCTTCGACCCTGAAGCCCAAGGTGGGCGTGCGCTTTCCCGTGGCCTCTGGCAATGCGGCTGCGACCGGAGGGGAGGCTGAGGAAGAGGAGTACTGCCGGACTATCGACCTTGCCGTGTATGATGCCGAGAGCCGCCCCATGCTCATTCTGCTGTTCTGCCCCGGCCAGGTGAACACCTACCGGAGAGAGAGTCTTGCAGCGGCGCGCCTTTTTCCCGGGGGGCCCGTCCCTCTTGTGGTCATTACCGACACCAGGGAAGCGATACTCGTCAGCGTGCAGGATGATGCGATTCTTGGTGAGGGCATGCGTGCCATTCCCGTCTGGGATTGGCTGAAGCGCCTGGTTGCGGAACACCCCGTGCAGCCGCTGAGTCCCGAGCGTATGATCGGAGAACAGCGCATTCTGCATACCTATAGTGAATTCATCAAAAAGTGTTGTGACGAATCGCTGTGCATGCTGTGA
- the dsrA gene encoding dissimilatory-type sulfite reductase subunit alpha, with the protein MAKHATPKLDQLESGPWPSFVSDIKQEAENRAKNPKGLDYQIPVDCPEDLLGVLELSYNDGETHWKHGGIVGVFGYGGGVIGRYCDQPEKFPGVAHFHTVRLNQPSGKYYTSEYLRALCDIWDLRGSGLTNMHGSTGDIVLLGTTTPQLEEIFWEVTHNLDTDLGGSGSNLRTPADCLGQTRCEYACYDTSALALEMTREYQDELHRPAFPYKFKFKFDGCPNGCVAAIARSDFSVIGTWKDGIKIDQAAVKAYVAGEFKPNAGAHSGRDWGKFDLVEEVVKRCPSEAISWDGSTMSIDRKECVRCMHCINTMPRALRIGDERGASILCGAKAPILDGAQMSSLVVPFVEAEAPFDEIKEVVENIWDWWMEEGKNRERLGETMKRLSLQKLLEVTGQQADPRHVMEPRHNPYIFFKEEEVPGGWDRDITEYRKRHLR; encoded by the coding sequence ATGGCGAAACATGCGACTCCCAAGTTGGACCAGCTCGAATCCGGGCCCTGGCCCAGCTTCGTGTCCGACATCAAGCAGGAAGCTGAGAATCGCGCCAAGAACCCCAAGGGTCTTGACTATCAGATTCCCGTAGACTGCCCCGAAGACCTTCTGGGCGTTCTTGAGCTGTCCTACAACGACGGCGAAACCCACTGGAAGCACGGCGGCATCGTGGGCGTATTCGGTTACGGCGGCGGCGTTATCGGCCGTTACTGCGACCAGCCCGAAAAGTTCCCCGGCGTGGCACATTTCCACACCGTACGTCTGAACCAGCCCTCCGGTAAGTACTACACCAGCGAATATCTCCGTGCGCTCTGCGACATCTGGGATCTGCGCGGTTCCGGTCTCACCAACATGCACGGTTCCACCGGCGACATCGTTCTGCTCGGTACCACCACTCCCCAGCTCGAAGAAATCTTCTGGGAAGTGACTCACAACCTCGACACCGACCTCGGTGGTTCCGGCTCCAACCTGCGTACCCCCGCAGACTGCCTGGGCCAGACCCGTTGTGAATACGCCTGTTACGACACGTCCGCTCTGGCTCTCGAAATGACCCGTGAGTACCAGGACGAACTGCACCGTCCGGCGTTCCCCTACAAGTTCAAGTTCAAGTTCGATGGCTGCCCCAACGGCTGCGTAGCTGCTATCGCACGTTCCGACTTCTCCGTCATCGGCACCTGGAAGGACGGCATCAAGATCGACCAGGCTGCTGTTAAGGCCTACGTTGCCGGCGAGTTCAAGCCCAACGCTGGTGCTCACTCCGGTCGCGACTGGGGCAAGTTCGACCTCGTTGAAGAAGTTGTGAAGCGTTGTCCCTCCGAAGCAATCTCTTGGGATGGTTCCACCATGTCCATCGATCGCAAGGAATGCGTACGCTGCATGCACTGTATCAACACCATGCCCCGCGCCCTGCGTATCGGCGACGAACGCGGCGCTTCCATCCTCTGCGGCGCCAAGGCACCCATCCTCGACGGTGCTCAGATGTCCTCTCTCGTGGTTCCCTTCGTGGAAGCCGAAGCTCCCTTCGATGAAATCAAGGAAGTTGTAGAGAACATTTGGGACTGGTGGATGGAAGAAGGCAAGAACCGTGAGCGTCTGGGTGAAACCATGAAGCGTCTGTCCCTGCAGAAGCTTCTTGAAGTTACCGGCCAGCAGGCCGATCCCCGCCACGTTATGGAACCCCGCCACAACCCCTACATCTTCTTCAAGGAAGAAGAAGTACCCGGTGGCTGGGACCGCGACATCACCGAATACCGCAAGCGCCACCTGCGCTAG
- the dsrB gene encoding dissimilatory-type sulfite reductase subunit beta, translating to MAFISSGYNPAKPMEGRITDIGPRDYHDFLPPVIAKNKGQWAYHEILEPGVLVHVAESGDKVFTVRVGAARLMSVTHIREICEIADKHCGGHLRFTTRNNVEFMVDDESKLAALKEDLSSRKFPGGSYKFPIGGTGAGISNVVHTQGWVHCHTPATDASGPVKAIMDVVFEDFQSMRMPAPVRIALACCLNMCGAVHCSDIGVVGIHRKPPMIDHEWTDQLCEIPLAVASCPTAAVRPSKVEIGDKKVNSIAIKNERCMYCGNCYTMCPALPISDGEGDGVVIMVGGKVSNRISQPMFSKVVVAYIPNETPRWPTLTDKIKHIIEVYAANARKYERLGEWANRIGWEKFFELTGLEFTHHLIDDFRDPAYYTWRQSTQFKF from the coding sequence ATGGCATTCATCTCTTCCGGATACAATCCCGCGAAACCCATGGAAGGCCGTATTACTGACATCGGCCCCCGTGACTACCATGACTTCCTGCCGCCCGTTATCGCCAAGAACAAGGGTCAGTGGGCATACCATGAAATCCTTGAGCCCGGCGTACTGGTGCACGTTGCCGAATCCGGCGACAAGGTGTTCACCGTTCGCGTAGGTGCTGCTCGTCTGATGTCCGTTACCCACATCCGCGAAATCTGCGAAATCGCAGACAAGCACTGTGGCGGCCATCTGCGCTTCACCACCCGTAACAACGTTGAGTTCATGGTTGACGACGAGTCCAAGCTGGCAGCTCTGAAGGAAGACCTGTCTTCCCGCAAGTTCCCCGGCGGCTCCTACAAGTTCCCCATCGGCGGTACCGGCGCTGGTATCTCCAACGTTGTTCACACCCAGGGTTGGGTACACTGCCACACCCCCGCAACCGACGCTTCCGGCCCGGTTAAGGCCATCATGGACGTTGTGTTCGAAGACTTCCAGAGCATGCGTATGCCCGCACCCGTGCGTATCGCGCTTGCCTGCTGTCTGAACATGTGTGGCGCTGTTCACTGCTCCGACATCGGCGTTGTTGGTATTCACCGCAAGCCTCCGATGATCGACCACGAGTGGACCGACCAGCTGTGTGAAATTCCGCTGGCAGTTGCTTCCTGTCCCACCGCCGCTGTTCGTCCTTCCAAGGTCGAAATCGGCGACAAGAAGGTCAACTCCATCGCCATCAAGAACGAACGCTGCATGTACTGCGGTAACTGCTACACCATGTGTCCCGCCCTGCCCATCTCTGACGGTGAAGGCGACGGCGTTGTTATCATGGTCGGCGGTAAGGTTTCCAACCGTATCAGCCAGCCCATGTTCTCCAAGGTTGTAGTTGCCTACATCCCCAACGAGACCCCCCGCTGGCCTACCCTTACCGACAAGATCAAGCACATCATCGAAGTATACGCTGCTAACGCGCGCAAGTACGAGCGTCTGGGCGAGTGGGCAAACCGCATTGGTTGGGAAAAGTTCTTCGAACTGACCGGCCTTGAGTTCACCCACCACCTGATCGACGACTTCCGCGATCCTGCTTACTACACCTGGCGTCAGTCGACCCAGTTCAAGTTCTAA
- a CDS encoding dissimilatory sulfite reductase D family protein — MEDAQKIIVDFIQSKASSKSKFYFNDFLPLFPEMKAREVKKIMSELVKSEVLEYWSSGSTTMYGLKGAGKQAAAEHED; from the coding sequence ATGGAAGACGCACAGAAGATTATTGTGGACTTCATTCAGTCCAAGGCTAGCTCCAAGTCCAAGTTCTACTTCAACGACTTCCTTCCGCTCTTTCCCGAAATGAAGGCGCGCGAAGTTAAGAAGATCATGTCTGAACTTGTTAAGAGCGAAGTTCTGGAATACTGGTCCTCCGGCTCTACCACCATGTACGGCCTGAAGGGCGCTGGCAAGCAGGCAGCTGCTGAACACGAAGATTAG
- a CDS encoding cobyrinate a,c-diamide synthase gives MHKPRIIIAGLNGGTGKTITSLGTTRAWVRKGLSIKPFKKGPDYIDAKWLGLAALKPATNLDPYLLSDEMLRALFRTSVEAYDGALIEGNRGLFDGKDLTGTCSTAELARILDTPVILAMDCTKMTRTAAAIVSGIINFEEGVRIAGVILNRTANDRHRSILRQTIEHYTGVPVLGALPKMRQNPIPERHMGLISDQEYDPDNDPLDTVADLISDNCDVDAMWQAACSASPVPAAPDLWSLVPVAEPAEAPVRIGYVRDAALWFYYEENLQALRHAGAELVELSLLSSDPWPELDALYLGGGFPETLAQRIADNTGIREHIKALAESGLPIYAECGGFMVLSRSLVYQGTEYPMTGVFPVSTHLCERPQGLGYIDATVTLENPYHPTGSIIKGHEFHYSKCVVDEGAEPAFGLQMDRGFGMGSDKDGLVYKNVFASYTHLFALGEPHWAVNLVLAARKRRASRA, from the coding sequence ATGCACAAACCGCGCATCATCATCGCCGGACTCAACGGCGGCACAGGAAAAACCATCACCAGCCTCGGCACCACCCGTGCATGGGTACGCAAGGGCCTCTCCATCAAGCCGTTCAAGAAGGGACCGGATTACATTGACGCAAAATGGCTCGGCCTTGCCGCGCTCAAGCCCGCCACCAACCTTGATCCCTATCTGCTGTCAGACGAAATGCTGCGTGCCCTGTTCCGCACAAGCGTGGAGGCCTATGACGGAGCGCTCATAGAAGGGAACCGCGGCCTCTTTGACGGCAAGGACCTGACGGGCACCTGTTCCACCGCCGAGCTTGCCCGCATACTCGACACTCCGGTCATCCTTGCCATGGACTGCACCAAGATGACCCGCACGGCTGCAGCCATTGTCTCTGGCATCATCAATTTCGAAGAAGGCGTCCGCATTGCAGGCGTCATTCTGAACCGCACGGCCAATGACCGGCACCGCTCCATACTCCGGCAGACAATTGAGCATTACACCGGTGTGCCCGTGCTCGGCGCGTTGCCCAAAATGCGCCAGAACCCCATTCCGGAGCGGCATATGGGGCTCATATCCGACCAGGAATATGATCCCGACAATGACCCGCTGGATACCGTCGCCGATCTTATCAGCGACAACTGCGACGTAGACGCCATGTGGCAGGCCGCCTGTTCCGCATCCCCCGTTCCCGCAGCCCCCGATCTCTGGTCGCTTGTCCCTGTTGCCGAGCCTGCGGAAGCCCCCGTACGCATCGGCTACGTGCGCGACGCCGCCCTGTGGTTCTATTACGAAGAAAATTTGCAGGCCCTGCGCCATGCAGGGGCTGAACTTGTGGAGCTTTCCCTGCTCTCATCCGACCCGTGGCCCGAACTGGACGCCCTGTACCTTGGGGGCGGCTTTCCCGAGACTCTTGCCCAGCGCATTGCAGACAACACCGGCATCCGCGAGCACATCAAAGCGCTGGCGGAATCCGGCCTGCCCATCTACGCCGAATGCGGCGGGTTCATGGTACTCTCACGCAGCCTCGTCTACCAAGGCACGGAATACCCCATGACCGGCGTCTTTCCAGTCAGCACCCATCTGTGCGAGAGACCGCAGGGCCTCGGTTATATTGACGCCACCGTCACCCTCGAGAATCCCTATCACCCGACCGGCAGCATCATCAAAGGTCACGAGTTCCACTACTCGAAGTGCGTGGTGGATGAAGGTGCCGAGCCCGCCTTCGGGCTGCAGATGGATCGCGGTTTCGGCATGGGATCGGACAAGGACGGTCTCGTCTACAAGAACGTGTTCGCCTCCTACACCCATCTCTTCGCGCTGGGCGAACCGCACTGGGCCGTCAACTTGGTGCTGGCCGCCCGAAAGCGTCGGGCATCACGGGCGTAG
- a CDS encoding DMT family transporter, with amino-acid sequence MMIYFRLLLTAFIWGGTFVAGRMLAGHAGPFAASFWRFAMASVCLLWLVRRKQGGLPKLDARGWFGVGLLGATGIFAYNAFFFTGLQTVPAGRAAVIVAMNPAFIALFAALFFKEGMSPLKLAGITLSFAGAAMAISRGDIPALFHSAVSWGDMAIFGCVASWVSYSLLGKRMMHSLSPLAAVTYSCLTGTLMLLPFAVAEGMIAATPDYPLTNWLSFAYLGVLGTVVGFTWFYEGVKAIGASKAGVFINFVPVTAILCGWLLLGEPVSLSLLAGGLMVVSGVYLTNRG; translated from the coding sequence ATGATGATCTATTTTCGGCTGCTGCTCACGGCTTTCATATGGGGCGGCACGTTTGTGGCGGGGCGCATGCTGGCTGGTCATGCCGGACCGTTTGCCGCCAGCTTCTGGCGGTTTGCCATGGCGTCTGTCTGTCTTTTGTGGCTTGTACGCAGAAAGCAGGGCGGCCTGCCCAAGCTGGATGCCCGTGGCTGGTTCGGCGTAGGGCTTCTCGGGGCGACCGGCATATTCGCCTATAACGCCTTCTTTTTCACGGGACTGCAGACCGTGCCCGCAGGACGTGCGGCCGTTATTGTGGCCATGAACCCTGCGTTCATCGCCCTGTTCGCTGCCCTGTTCTTCAAGGAAGGCATGTCGCCGCTGAAGTTGGCGGGCATCACGCTTTCCTTTGCCGGTGCGGCCATGGCCATTTCACGCGGAGATATTCCGGCCCTGTTCCATTCCGCCGTCAGTTGGGGCGATATGGCCATCTTCGGTTGCGTTGCAAGCTGGGTTTCCTATTCCCTGCTCGGCAAGCGCATGATGCATTCGCTCAGCCCCTTGGCAGCCGTAACCTACTCCTGTCTGACTGGCACGTTGATGCTTCTGCCCTTTGCCGTGGCGGAGGGTATGATTGCGGCCACACCGGACTATCCGCTGACCAACTGGCTTTCCTTCGCCTATCTCGGTGTGCTGGGAACCGTTGTCGGCTTCACGTGGTTCTATGAGGGTGTGAAGGCCATCGGCGCATCCAAGGCGGGGGTGTTCATCAACTTTGTGCCCGTTACCGCCATTCTCTGCGGCTGGTTGTTGCTGGGCGAGCCCGTGTCCCTCTCGCTGCTTGCGGGCGGGCTCATGGTCGTTTCCGGCGTGTATCTGACGAACAGGGGCTAG
- a CDS encoding C-GCAxxG-C-C family protein: MQRFRLPVGLRVPGGPDGFVRCEPSRPCSGSMERRPLALVPYRLHTGCTGAVSRLANQECPSTGAGKFRIPARMSSLIKSIRNDSRIAACGDAAAAHFSGLYCAESVLLAVAEAEGLATDFIPRIASGFCSGFSRSGGLCGAVAGGVMAISLVHGRDGADDPVLPAYARVTALRKAIAAKWGNINCHPLSLCDFNTPEGQHRFRNEGVRDSICLELTRDCASLALWLIRNNLDTISALADTQCELLS, encoded by the coding sequence ATGCAGCGGTTCCGCCTGCCAGTTGGTTTGCGGGTCCCGGGGGGACCAGACGGTTTCGTGCGGTGCGAACCGTCACGGCCTTGCTCCGGAAGCATGGAGCGGCGGCCTTTGGCACTTGTTCCGTACCGCCTCCACACAGGCTGCACGGGTGCCGTTTCGAGGTTGGCAAATCAGGAGTGCCCCTCGACTGGAGCGGGAAAATTCCGTATACCGGCGCGTATGTCAAGCCTTATAAAAAGCATCAGAAATGATAGCAGGATAGCGGCCTGTGGAGACGCAGCCGCAGCGCACTTTTCCGGCCTGTATTGCGCGGAGAGCGTGTTATTGGCGGTTGCGGAGGCTGAAGGGCTTGCCACGGACTTCATCCCGCGCATCGCCTCCGGTTTCTGCAGCGGGTTTTCCCGCAGTGGCGGTCTGTGCGGTGCGGTCGCAGGCGGCGTCATGGCCATTTCCCTGGTGCATGGGCGCGATGGTGCTGATGATCCCGTTCTGCCTGCTTATGCGCGGGTAACCGCCCTGCGCAAGGCCATTGCTGCCAAGTGGGGCAACATCAACTGCCATCCCCTGTCTCTTTGTGATTTCAATACGCCGGAAGGCCAGCACAGGTTCAGAAACGAAGGGGTACGCGACAGCATATGCCTTGAACTGACGCGAGACTGCGCTTCTCTGGCCTTGTGGTTGATTCGTAACAATCTGGACACGATTTCCGCCTTGGCGGACACGCAATGTGAGCTTCTTTCATGA
- a CDS encoding SPOR domain-containing protein, giving the protein MINIAGTFHVQIGAFSCPKEAQKLASKLVQQGFDASNPAPIQRNGHPLWTVRVGSYPNIRQARTVRTSLMDQHPDVKIKAVLK; this is encoded by the coding sequence ATGATCAATATCGCCGGAACATTCCATGTGCAGATCGGGGCATTTTCCTGCCCCAAAGAAGCCCAGAAGCTCGCCAGCAAACTGGTGCAACAGGGCTTCGACGCCAGCAACCCCGCCCCCATCCAGCGCAACGGGCACCCGCTCTGGACGGTACGGGTAGGCAGCTATCCCAACATCAGACAGGCGCGCACTGTTCGCACCTCACTGATGGACCAGCACCCTGACGTAAAGATCAAGGCTGTGCTCAAGTAG